The following proteins are co-located in the Billgrantia tianxiuensis genome:
- a CDS encoding FecCD family ABC transporter permease → MCRDASAHNQARQWPDTERCEGGATDVVAPPGHWHLAWQAADGSAPYSLLIDRRAFVAALILLLALLMASFGYLAMGSSPLPPQAVLAALVGLGDMMAVFLVQELRLPRLAAACLTGAAFGVAGCLMQTLARNRLATPGIIGIDNGATAFAVASVIGLGVSLAPPAMALVGATTAAALTFGLAAGGGTQGYRFIVAGIGVGAVFGAITQLLMAKVHIDTANAAYPWTVGSLNARPAGAVTLLAVGLPLGLGAALWLTRALSLMRFSDAVASALGLRVSQRRWQVLAVSVLLTGLAVAVAGPVGLIGLIGPEIARSFSSPRGVPVVASALAGALVMVLADLAGRVLLSPLEIPVGIVTAVVGGPWLLWILLRPASRNLA, encoded by the coding sequence ATGTGCCGTGATGCATCAGCCCATAACCAGGCGCGACAGTGGCCCGATACAGAACGATGCGAGGGGGGCGCAACCGATGTCGTCGCCCCACCGGGGCACTGGCATCTGGCGTGGCAGGCGGCTGACGGCAGTGCCCCGTATAGCCTGTTGATCGATCGACGTGCCTTCGTGGCCGCCCTGATCCTGCTGTTGGCGCTGCTGATGGCATCGTTCGGCTACTTGGCCATGGGCAGCAGCCCGCTACCGCCACAGGCAGTGCTGGCGGCACTGGTGGGGCTCGGCGACATGATGGCCGTGTTCCTGGTGCAGGAACTGCGCTTGCCGCGACTGGCCGCTGCCTGCCTTACCGGCGCCGCCTTCGGCGTGGCCGGCTGTCTGATGCAGACCCTGGCTCGCAACCGCCTGGCCACCCCCGGCATCATCGGTATCGACAACGGGGCCACCGCCTTCGCCGTGGCCTCGGTGATCGGCCTGGGGGTCTCCCTGGCGCCACCGGCCATGGCCCTGGTGGGGGCGACCACAGCGGCTGCCCTGACCTTCGGCCTGGCTGCCGGGGGCGGTACCCAGGGCTACCGATTCATTGTCGCCGGCATTGGAGTTGGCGCCGTGTTCGGTGCCATCACCCAACTGCTGATGGCCAAGGTGCACATCGATACCGCCAACGCCGCCTATCCCTGGACAGTCGGCTCGCTCAACGCCCGACCGGCAGGGGCCGTCACGCTGCTCGCCGTCGGCTTGCCACTCGGCTTGGGCGCTGCCCTCTGGCTCACCCGTGCACTCAGCCTGATGCGTTTCTCGGACGCCGTAGCGTCCGCTCTCGGCCTGCGCGTCTCACAACGGCGTTGGCAGGTACTGGCGGTTTCGGTGCTGCTCACCGGACTTGCCGTCGCCGTAGCCGGCCCGGTGGGTTTGATCGGCCTGATCGGCCCCGAGATCGCCCGTTCGTTCTCCTCGCCGCGAGGAGTGCCGGTCGTGGCCTCGGCGCTGGCGGGCGCGCTGGTGATGGTGCTGGCCGACCTGGCGGGGCGGGTGCTGCTCTCGCCCCTCGAGATCCCTGTGGGCATCGTCACCGCCGTGGTGGGCGGCCCCTGGCTGCTGTGGATACTACTGCGACCGGCTTCGAGGAACCTGGCATGA
- a CDS encoding ABC transporter ATP-binding protein yields the protein MTRHELATRDLTLCHGHTTIIDRLALSLPAGKVTAIVGPNGCGKSTLLAGLSRLHAPKQGAVLLDGRNIQQLPARELARRLALLPQEAIAPEGLTVAELVRFGRQPHQGWLRQWSAEDQRMVGKALAAADVSELADRSLDTLSGGQRQRAWIAMTIAQQTPLLLLDEPTSALDLGHQIEVFELVRRLAAEGRTVVMVLHDLASACRYADHLLALHNGQLVAAGPPSEVVTTELVRRLYDIDCTLIPDPATGSLLLANVRRARQCVGV from the coding sequence ATGACCCGACACGAACTCGCCACCCGCGACCTGACCCTGTGCCACGGCCATACGACCATCATCGACCGCCTGGCGCTCTCCCTGCCGGCGGGAAAGGTCACCGCCATCGTCGGGCCCAACGGCTGCGGCAAGTCCACCCTGCTGGCCGGCCTCTCGCGGCTGCACGCGCCCAAGCAAGGGGCCGTGCTGCTCGATGGCAGGAATATCCAGCAGCTGCCGGCGCGGGAACTGGCGCGGCGGTTGGCGCTGCTGCCCCAGGAGGCCATCGCCCCGGAGGGGCTGACCGTGGCCGAGCTGGTGCGCTTCGGCCGCCAGCCTCACCAGGGCTGGCTGCGCCAGTGGTCGGCGGAGGATCAACGGATGGTGGGCAAGGCGCTGGCTGCGGCTGATGTGAGCGAGCTAGCGGATCGGTCCTTGGACACCCTCTCGGGCGGTCAACGTCAGCGCGCTTGGATCGCCATGACCATCGCCCAGCAGACACCGCTGCTGCTGCTCGATGAGCCCACCTCGGCGCTCGATCTCGGCCACCAGATCGAAGTCTTCGAACTGGTGCGGCGCCTTGCCGCCGAGGGGCGCACCGTGGTGATGGTGCTGCACGACCTGGCCAGCGCCTGCCGCTACGCCGACCACCTGCTGGCGCTGCACAACGGCCAACTGGTGGCCGCGGGCCCGCCGAGCGAGGTCGTCACCACTGAGCTGGTACGCCGGCTCTACGACATCGACTGCACATTGATCCCCGACCCCGCCACCGGCAGCTTGCTGTTGGCCAACGTGAGGCGGGCGCGGCAGTGCGTAGGCGTCTGA
- a CDS encoding Hcp family type VI secretion system effector — MPTPCYISIEGQTQGNITAGAFTPDSVGNIYVEGHEDEMLVQEFKHVVTVPTDPQSGQPSGQRAHKPFVFTVALNKAVPLMYNALASGEMLPNVELKWYRTSVEGKQEHFFTTTLTDATIVDINLRMPHAQDATKAEFTQLMDVSLAYRKIDWEHTVAGTSGSDDWRAPIES, encoded by the coding sequence ATGCCGACTCCCTGCTATATCAGCATCGAAGGCCAGACCCAGGGCAACATCACCGCCGGTGCCTTCACCCCGGACTCCGTGGGCAACATCTACGTGGAAGGCCACGAGGACGAGATGCTGGTCCAGGAGTTCAAGCACGTCGTGACCGTGCCCACCGACCCGCAGTCCGGCCAGCCTTCCGGCCAGCGCGCCCACAAGCCGTTCGTCTTCACCGTGGCCCTGAACAAGGCCGTGCCGCTGATGTACAACGCCCTAGCCTCCGGCGAGATGCTGCCCAACGTGGAACTGAAGTGGTACCGCACCTCCGTCGAGGGCAAGCAGGAGCACTTCTTCACCACCACCCTGACCGACGCCACCATCGTCGACATCAACCTGCGCATGCCGCACGCCCAGGACGCCACCAAGGCCGAGTTCACTCAGCTGATGGACGTCTCCCTGGCCTACCGCAAGATCGACTGGGAACACACCGTCGCCGGCACCTCCGGTTCCGACGACTGGCGCGCCCCGATCGAGTCCTGA
- the dksA gene encoding RNA polymerase-binding protein DksA, producing MQADPEAQQLLAMPEEAYMNAAQLDYFRRRLLAEQAEVEGHLEEVRKAIGDNERSGDELDRAAVEEELRLLLRQADRETRLLRKIRQALRRIEEGDYGYCAETGQPIGLPRLLLRPTAELCLEAKERQEQREHHYSKSRGDQ from the coding sequence ATGCAGGCCGACCCCGAGGCGCAGCAACTGCTGGCAATGCCGGAAGAGGCGTATATGAACGCCGCCCAGCTCGACTACTTCCGACGTCGGCTCCTGGCCGAACAGGCCGAGGTGGAAGGGCATCTGGAGGAGGTGCGCAAGGCTATTGGCGACAACGAGCGCAGCGGTGACGAACTCGATCGCGCCGCGGTTGAGGAGGAGCTGCGCCTGCTGTTGCGCCAGGCCGATCGCGAGACGCGACTGTTGCGCAAGATCCGCCAGGCGCTGCGACGCATCGAGGAAGGCGACTACGGCTACTGTGCCGAAACCGGCCAGCCCATCGGTCTGCCGCGCCTGCTGCTGAGGCCGACGGCAGAGCTATGCCTGGAGGCCAAGGAGCGCCAGGAGCAGCGTGAGCATCACTACAGCAAATCGCGAGGAGACCAATGA
- the zigA gene encoding zinc metallochaperone GTPase ZigA, giving the protein MTSALLPVTVLSGFLGAGKTTLLNHILANREGRRVAVIVNDMSEVNIDAALVRGGPGEKEGEVALNRAEERLVEMSNGCICCTLREDLLVEVSRLAREGRFDYLVIESTGISEPLPVAETFTFEDEQGQSLSSVARLDTLVTVVDGANFLEQYYAAKSLAEAGESLGEGDERNVADLLVDQIEFCDVLLISKTDLIDEARLAEVKAVLRSLNPDAELIAMANGQVPLDKVLDTGRFSFERAQLAPGWLKELRGEHVPETQEYGISSFVYRARRPFHPQKFHDLLHGDWFGGKLLRSKGFFWLATRPQFAGQWSQAGGIAHYGFAGMFWKAVPKSRWPKDAESRAYIMEQWEEPFGDMRQELVFIGQNLDEARIRQALDDCLIGSAELADGPAGWASLPDPFPAWEHPGSIG; this is encoded by the coding sequence ATGACGAGTGCCCTGTTGCCCGTGACCGTGCTGTCCGGCTTCCTCGGTGCCGGCAAGACCACTTTGCTCAACCATATCCTGGCCAACCGGGAAGGGCGCCGCGTGGCGGTGATCGTCAATGACATGAGCGAGGTCAACATCGATGCCGCCCTGGTGCGAGGTGGCCCTGGTGAGAAGGAAGGTGAGGTCGCTCTCAATCGAGCCGAGGAGCGCCTGGTCGAGATGAGCAATGGCTGCATCTGCTGCACGCTGCGTGAGGATCTATTGGTGGAGGTGAGTCGTCTGGCGCGGGAAGGCCGCTTCGACTACCTGGTCATCGAATCGACAGGCATCTCCGAGCCGTTGCCGGTGGCGGAGACCTTCACCTTTGAAGATGAGCAGGGGCAGAGCCTCTCCAGCGTTGCGCGGTTGGACACCCTGGTTACGGTGGTCGATGGCGCCAACTTCCTCGAGCAGTACTACGCGGCGAAATCCCTGGCCGAGGCGGGTGAGAGTCTCGGCGAAGGCGACGAGCGCAACGTGGCTGACCTGTTGGTCGATCAAATCGAGTTCTGCGACGTGCTGCTGATCAGCAAGACCGACCTGATCGACGAAGCACGGCTGGCAGAGGTGAAGGCCGTACTGCGCTCGCTCAACCCCGACGCCGAGCTGATCGCCATGGCCAATGGGCAGGTGCCGCTCGACAAGGTGCTCGATACTGGCCGCTTCAGTTTCGAGCGGGCCCAACTGGCACCGGGCTGGCTCAAGGAGCTGCGTGGCGAACACGTGCCCGAAACCCAGGAGTACGGTATCTCGAGCTTCGTCTACCGTGCCAGGCGGCCCTTTCATCCACAGAAGTTTCATGACCTCTTGCATGGCGACTGGTTCGGCGGCAAGCTGCTGCGGTCAAAGGGGTTCTTCTGGCTTGCCACACGGCCGCAGTTCGCCGGGCAATGGAGCCAGGCGGGCGGTATCGCCCACTACGGCTTTGCCGGCATGTTCTGGAAAGCGGTGCCCAAATCGCGCTGGCCCAAGGATGCGGAAAGCCGGGCTTATATCATGGAGCAGTGGGAAGAGCCTTTCGGCGACATGCGGCAGGAACTGGTCTTCATCGGGCAGAACCTCGATGAGGCCAGGATACGCCAGGCGCTGGACGACTGCCTGATCGGTTCTGCCGAACTGGCGGATGGTCCTGCGGGCTGGGCCTCTCTGCCCGATCCCTTTCCGGCCTGGGAGCACCCTGGCAGCATCGGGTAA
- a CDS encoding D-alanyl-D-alanine carboxypeptidase, protein MHSYNRHYLGVAIFFILCFQLLTVSTAQANPRYAAIVIDVESGDVLHAANADASRYPASLTKMMTLYMLFEALENGSVRLDQPLSVSSHAASMPASKLWLAAGSSITAEEAIKALVVRSANDVAVVVAEALGGTESSFARMMTQRANELGMADTVFRNASGLPDNAQVTTARDMATLSIRVMQDFPQYYHYFSTQSFTYRGTTHTSHNRLLRNYAGADGLKTGFIRASGFNVATSAVRDNRRIVSVVMGGFTAASRDTHMADLLDRGFARLSMLQRGDWIARADVLGDRMELPDSSSASAQQLAAAPEPQPQPASSESERRYSFQSEMGVEMGSADDPIRALIAQADAPQQRAGGNWAVQVGAFNDPDQARYLASRAADQLASLLSEVRVSVAESGGEQRVFRARLVDLQESDAHSACNSLRAQGMDCMVVAHY, encoded by the coding sequence ATGCACTCCTACAACCGACACTACCTCGGTGTGGCCATCTTTTTTATTCTTTGTTTTCAACTGTTGACAGTCAGTACGGCGCAGGCCAACCCCCGCTATGCGGCCATCGTGATCGATGTCGAGAGTGGCGACGTGCTGCATGCAGCCAACGCCGATGCCAGCCGCTATCCCGCTTCACTGACCAAGATGATGACGCTCTACATGCTGTTCGAAGCGCTCGAGAACGGCAGTGTGCGTCTCGACCAGCCGCTGTCGGTATCGTCCCATGCTGCCTCGATGCCGGCCTCAAAGCTGTGGCTCGCGGCGGGTAGTTCCATCACCGCGGAAGAGGCCATCAAGGCGCTGGTGGTGCGCTCCGCCAACGACGTTGCCGTGGTGGTGGCCGAGGCGCTGGGCGGCACGGAGTCCAGCTTCGCGCGCATGATGACCCAGCGGGCCAACGAACTCGGCATGGCCGACACCGTGTTCCGCAACGCCTCGGGCCTGCCGGACAACGCCCAGGTCACCACGGCGCGTGACATGGCCACCCTGTCGATTCGTGTGATGCAGGACTTCCCGCAGTACTACCACTATTTCTCGACCCAGAGCTTCACCTACCGCGGCACAACCCACACCAGCCATAATCGGCTACTACGCAACTATGCCGGCGCCGATGGCCTCAAGACCGGTTTCATCCGCGCTTCGGGTTTCAATGTGGCGACCTCGGCGGTACGCGACAATCGCCGTATCGTCTCGGTGGTGATGGGCGGTTTCACCGCCGCCTCGCGCGACACCCACATGGCCGATCTGCTCGACCGTGGTTTCGCTCGGCTCTCCATGCTACAGCGGGGCGACTGGATCGCCCGGGCCGATGTGCTGGGCGATCGCATGGAATTGCCGGATAGCTCTTCCGCTTCGGCTCAGCAGTTGGCGGCTGCCCCGGAGCCGCAACCTCAGCCGGCCAGCTCCGAATCGGAGCGGCGCTACTCCTTCCAATCGGAGATGGGCGTCGAGATGGGCTCCGCCGACGATCCGATCCGTGCCCTGATCGCTCAGGCCGATGCGCCGCAACAACGCGCCGGCGGCAACTGGGCGGTACAGGTCGGAGCCTTCAACGATCCCGATCAGGCCCGCTACCTCGCCTCTCGTGCAGCCGACCAGCTGGCCAGCCTGCTCAGCGAAGTTCGTGTCTCGGTGGCCGAGTCGGGAGGGGAGCAGCGCGTCTTCCGCGCCCGGTTGGTCGATCTGCAAGAGAGCGATGCTCACTCCGCCTGCAACAGCCTGCGCGCCCAAGGCATGGACTGCATGGTGGTGGCTCACTACTGA
- a CDS encoding ATP-binding cassette domain-containing protein, protein MVELLARTPERGGALVTITHDIDVARRLGGEVVILRQGQVVERGPAQQVLTHPQSEYGRRLLDAEPSRWPRPTPLGERQAAVVSASGLVKARGGRQLFHDLSLSVSPGEIVGVVGPSGCGKSTLGDMLLGVTHADDGEVHRAPGYPLGFQKLYQDPPAAFSPHWQLSRLLDDLVRRHRLDRSAIAPLMTRLGLDERLLARRPGEISGGELQRFAILRVLLLEPCFLFADEPTSRLDPITQRQTLALLVELARERRCGVILVSHDPALVERICDRRIALGNGSRREVEPEFDSALA, encoded by the coding sequence GTGGTCGAGCTGCTGGCCCGTACGCCCGAACGCGGCGGCGCCCTGGTCACCATTACCCACGACATCGACGTGGCCCGCCGCCTCGGCGGCGAAGTGGTCATTCTGCGCCAGGGCCAGGTGGTCGAGCGCGGCCCGGCCCAGCAAGTGCTCACTCACCCACAGAGCGAGTATGGCCGACGCCTGCTGGATGCCGAACCCAGCCGCTGGCCACGCCCGACACCGCTGGGCGAGCGACAGGCGGCGGTGGTGAGCGCCAGTGGTTTGGTCAAGGCGCGTGGTGGACGCCAACTGTTCCACGATCTCTCGCTCTCGGTCAGTCCCGGTGAGATCGTCGGCGTGGTCGGCCCTTCCGGCTGCGGCAAGAGTACTCTGGGCGACATGCTGCTGGGCGTGACGCATGCCGACGATGGTGAGGTTCATCGGGCGCCGGGGTATCCGCTCGGCTTCCAGAAGCTCTATCAGGATCCGCCGGCGGCCTTCTCTCCCCACTGGCAGCTCTCGCGTCTGCTCGACGACCTGGTGCGACGCCATCGCCTGGATCGTAGTGCCATCGCCCCGCTGATGACACGCCTGGGACTCGACGAGCGGCTGCTGGCCCGGCGTCCCGGTGAAATATCGGGCGGCGAGCTGCAGCGTTTCGCCATCCTGCGCGTGCTGTTGCTCGAACCGTGCTTCCTGTTTGCCGACGAGCCAACGTCGCGTCTCGACCCCATCACCCAGCGCCAAACGTTGGCGCTGCTGGTCGAGTTGGCCCGCGAGCGGCGCTGTGGGGTGATACTGGTGAGCCATGACCCGGCCCTGGTCGAGCGCATCTGCGACCGGCGGATCGCACTCGGCAACGGCAGCCGGCGCGAAGTGGAGCCGGAGTTCGATTCGGCCCTGGCCTGA
- a CDS encoding ABC transporter permease — protein sequence MNVSTLAPSRRLALPTLNGRQRLGAALLALLLAFAWLVPWLFDADPARQQLTRILQLPTLAEPLGTDHLGRSLLARLASAVRLSLGMALLSVASAAIPGVILGVMAGWRGGWLDRVLGSLADACLALPGLLLVLLLVAIAPGNFWALYVGISLVLWIEYFRVVRARTRILVASPQLEASRLLGFGPLYLFRRHLWPELAPQVLTLAAFGAASAILAMAALGFVSVGLRPPTAELGLLMIELLPYYHEAPWAMAQPIVVLFVLVLSLNLLAGRDPR from the coding sequence ATGAATGTCTCAACCCTGGCGCCTTCCCGCCGCCTTGCCCTGCCGACGCTGAACGGCCGTCAGCGGCTCGGCGCCGCGCTGCTGGCGCTGCTGCTCGCCTTCGCCTGGCTGGTGCCCTGGCTGTTCGATGCCGATCCCGCTCGCCAGCAGCTCACACGCATCCTGCAACTGCCGACGCTGGCCGAGCCGCTCGGCACCGACCACCTGGGGCGCAGCCTGCTGGCGCGCCTGGCCAGTGCCGTGCGCCTGTCGCTGGGCATGGCCCTGCTCAGCGTGGCCAGTGCTGCGATACCGGGCGTGATTCTCGGCGTGATGGCCGGCTGGCGCGGCGGCTGGCTCGACCGCGTACTGGGCAGCCTGGCCGACGCCTGCCTGGCGCTGCCGGGCCTGCTGCTGGTACTGCTGCTCGTCGCCATCGCCCCGGGTAACTTCTGGGCGCTGTACGTCGGCATTTCGCTGGTGCTGTGGATCGAGTACTTCCGTGTGGTACGGGCCCGCACCCGAATCCTGGTCGCCTCGCCGCAGCTCGAGGCGAGCCGCCTGCTCGGCTTCGGTCCACTCTACCTGTTCCGCCGCCACCTGTGGCCGGAGCTAGCCCCGCAGGTGCTGACCCTGGCCGCCTTCGGCGCCGCCAGCGCGATCCTCGCCATGGCCGCGCTGGGCTTCGTCAGCGTCGGCCTGCGCCCGCCCACCGCCGAACTGGGGCTGTTGATGATCGAGCTGCTGCCCTACTACCACGAGGCACCCTGGGCCATGGCCCAGCCGATCGTGGTGTTGTTCGTGCTGGTGCTGAGCCTCAACCTGCTGGCCGGAAGGGATCCACGATGA
- a CDS encoding ABC transporter permease, which produces MSVTLASRTTPRWTAGLGSLLLQRLFQAGLVAWMVGTLTFVLTRSLPGDMAYRIAAGRYGHDMVNTSAAEAVRAELALDQPALGAYFGWLWDLLQLDLGRSLVSGEPVMTELWHQLGHSLGLAFLAVLLSLLLGPPLGLLAGLKPNGALDRVSEVAASVLRALPPFAVGLVLILIFSVTLGWLPAAGHGRFAHGILPALTLALALAAISSRVARNAMSDVSQSAYYAFSRTKGLGERLSFLRHGLRNAAVPVIAYLGVQFVYLIEGVVVVETLFAWPGIGHALVHAIVARDVPMIQGTALVMGLMFVALNTVVDLLCHWLDPRRRSA; this is translated from the coding sequence ATGAGCGTGACCCTGGCATCACGAACGACACCGCGCTGGACGGCAGGCCTTGGCAGCCTGCTGCTGCAGCGCCTGTTCCAGGCCGGGCTGGTGGCGTGGATGGTCGGCACCCTCACCTTCGTGCTGACTCGCTCATTGCCCGGCGACATGGCCTACCGCATCGCCGCCGGACGCTACGGGCACGACATGGTCAACACCAGTGCCGCCGAGGCGGTACGTGCCGAGCTGGCACTGGACCAGCCGGCGCTCGGCGCCTACTTCGGCTGGCTGTGGGACCTGCTGCAACTCGACCTGGGGCGCTCGCTGGTCAGCGGCGAGCCGGTGATGACCGAGCTTTGGCATCAGCTCGGCCATTCCCTGGGACTGGCCTTCCTGGCCGTGCTGCTCTCGCTGCTGCTGGGCCCGCCGCTTGGCCTGCTCGCCGGACTCAAGCCCAACGGTGCACTGGACCGCGTAAGCGAAGTGGCCGCCAGCGTGCTGCGCGCCCTGCCCCCCTTCGCCGTCGGTCTGGTGCTGATCCTGATCTTCTCGGTCACCCTGGGCTGGCTGCCAGCCGCCGGCCATGGCCGCTTCGCGCACGGGATACTCCCGGCGCTAACCCTGGCGCTGGCCCTGGCCGCCATCTCCAGCCGGGTGGCGCGCAATGCCATGTCCGACGTCTCGCAATCGGCCTATTACGCCTTTTCGCGTACCAAGGGCCTGGGCGAGCGTCTGAGCTTCCTGCGCCACGGCCTGCGCAACGCCGCGGTACCGGTGATCGCCTATCTCGGCGTGCAGTTCGTCTACCTGATCGAGGGCGTGGTAGTGGTCGAGACCCTGTTTGCCTGGCCCGGCATCGGCCATGCCCTGGTACATGCCATCGTTGCCCGCGACGTGCCGATGATCCAGGGCACCGCGCTGGTGATGGGACTAATGTTCGTCGCCCTCAATACCGTGGTGGACCTGCTCTGCCACTGGCTCGACCCCAGGAGGCGCAGCGCATGA
- a CDS encoding ABC transporter substrate-binding protein, with protein sequence MPLPPRSLLLGLALLPLAALADRPLAVVAPWEITGVDPSTSGYVFARMRVAETLVDTDASGQPAPGLASAWEVTDDGLTWRFALREGVVFHDGSPLTAQAAAASLEHALAKPGILDPAPITAIEADGNEVVIRLESAFAPLPALLAHSTTLILAPDAYDDEGRVVQVIGTGPYRAATVTPPQRLDVERFDDYWGEAPAIGTASYLAVGRGETRAVMAESGDADVVFTLDPASRARLARHDRLALHAEPLPRTIVFKVNAEHPLLEDERARRALSLAIDREGIAAGLLRDPEAAAAELFPASLGPWHLGLDAGDAQDMERARELLAELGWQANGNGMLERDGEPFQLTLRTFSDRPELPLVATALQDQWREIGVALEVAVGNASEIPSGHRDGSLELGMMARNYGLVPDPLGTLLDDFGTDPEAMGGDWGAMGWRDDDLASWLDTLRQVADMETRSELAEQVARRLNEAMPVVPVAWYQQTAAVNAELEGFSIDPLERSYRIDELRWSE encoded by the coding sequence ATGCCACTGCCCCCTCGTTCATTGCTCCTCGGCCTGGCCCTGCTGCCCCTGGCCGCTCTCGCCGACCGCCCGCTGGCGGTCGTCGCTCCCTGGGAGATCACCGGGGTCGATCCCTCGACCTCGGGCTATGTCTTCGCCCGCATGCGCGTCGCCGAGACCCTGGTCGACACCGATGCCAGCGGTCAGCCCGCCCCTGGCCTGGCCAGCGCCTGGGAGGTCACCGACGATGGCCTGACCTGGCGCTTCGCGCTGCGCGAAGGGGTCGTCTTTCACGATGGCAGCCCGCTGACGGCGCAGGCCGCAGCGGCAAGCCTCGAGCATGCCCTGGCCAAGCCGGGTATCCTCGATCCCGCTCCCATTACCGCCATCGAAGCCGACGGCAACGAGGTGGTGATCCGGCTCGAGAGCGCTTTTGCCCCGCTGCCCGCTCTGCTCGCCCACTCCACCACCCTGATCCTCGCCCCGGATGCCTATGACGACGAGGGCAGGGTCGTCCAGGTGATCGGCACCGGCCCCTATCGGGCGGCAACGGTAACACCGCCGCAGCGGCTCGATGTGGAGCGCTTCGACGATTACTGGGGCGAGGCACCCGCCATCGGCACCGCCAGCTACCTGGCGGTGGGCCGCGGCGAGACGCGTGCCGTGATGGCCGAGAGCGGCGATGCCGACGTGGTATTCACCCTCGACCCGGCCAGCCGCGCGCGGCTGGCGCGTCATGACCGCCTGGCCCTGCATGCCGAACCGCTGCCGCGCACCATCGTGTTCAAGGTTAATGCCGAGCACCCCCTCCTTGAGGACGAGCGCGCCCGTCGGGCGCTGAGCCTGGCCATCGACCGCGAGGGCATCGCCGCCGGCCTGCTGCGCGATCCCGAAGCCGCCGCCGCCGAGCTGTTCCCGGCAAGCCTCGGCCCCTGGCACCTCGGCCTCGACGCAGGCGATGCCCAGGACATGGAGCGGGCCCGCGAGCTGCTCGCCGAGCTGGGCTGGCAGGCCAACGGCAACGGTATGCTCGAGCGCGACGGCGAACCGTTCCAACTGACCCTGCGCACCTTCTCCGACCGCCCCGAACTGCCGCTGGTGGCGACAGCCCTGCAGGACCAGTGGCGCGAGATCGGCGTGGCGCTGGAAGTCGCCGTGGGCAACGCCAGCGAGATTCCCTCCGGTCATCGCGACGGCAGCCTGGAACTGGGCATGATGGCGCGTAACTACGGGCTGGTGCCCGACCCGCTCGGCACTTTGCTTGACGACTTTGGTACCGATCCCGAAGCGATGGGCGGCGATTGGGGGGCCATGGGCTGGCGCGACGACGACCTGGCCAGTTGGCTCGACACCCTGCGCCAGGTGGCCGACATGGAAACCCGCAGCGAGCTGGCGGAGCAGGTGGCACGCCGTCTGAACGAGGCGATGCCGGTCGTGCCCGTGGCCTGGTATCAGCAGACGGCTGCGGTCAACGCCGAACTGGAAGGCTTCTCCATCGACCCGCTGGAGCGCAGCTATCGCATCGACGAACTGAGGTGGAGTGAATGA
- a CDS encoding DUF1826 domain-containing protein, translating into MPALSTPHSQVITPLGVPSSAHWAFSQDIEVLPRIFDDHITLAVMERRLDVALTLAVRSQLACQRGVEWHWRGAPGLAMQEDLARRLPAPEAGDALVEDIGNIAEAMAYLFSTATIGIRLRTLEGAMCPRFHVDNLAVRLVTTYAGPASEWLPEHAVNRAGLGAPHPDKPDIVADPAAIRQLAIGDLALLKGCGWVSNEERGLVHRSPQPAPGERRLLLALDPG; encoded by the coding sequence ATGCCAGCCCTCTCGACTCCCCATTCCCAGGTAATCACGCCGCTTGGCGTGCCCTCATCTGCCCACTGGGCATTCAGCCAGGACATCGAGGTGCTCCCTCGTATCTTCGACGACCACATCACCCTGGCCGTGATGGAGCGCCGGCTCGACGTGGCCCTCACGCTGGCCGTGCGCAGCCAGCTCGCCTGCCAGCGCGGGGTCGAATGGCATTGGCGTGGCGCGCCTGGCCTGGCCATGCAAGAGGACCTGGCACGCCGGCTACCCGCCCCCGAGGCCGGTGATGCGCTGGTGGAAGACATCGGCAACATCGCCGAAGCCATGGCCTACCTGTTCTCGACCGCCACCATCGGCATTCGCCTGCGCACGCTGGAAGGCGCCATGTGCCCGCGCTTTCACGTCGATAACCTGGCGGTACGCCTCGTGACCACATACGCCGGCCCGGCCAGTGAGTGGCTGCCGGAGCATGCCGTCAACCGCGCCGGGCTTGGCGCCCCACATCCGGACAAGCCCGACATCGTCGCCGACCCTGCCGCCATTCGGCAGCTCGCCATAGGCGATCTGGCCCTGCTGAAAGGCTGTGGTTGGGTCAGCAACGAAGAACGCGGCCTGGTGCATCGCAGCCCTCAGCCGGCGCCTGGTGAGCGCCGCCTGCTGCTGGCACTGGATCCAGGTTGA